A section of the Streptomyces sp. CG1 genome encodes:
- a CDS encoding SDR family NAD(P)-dependent oxidoreductase, which translates to MPVAIITGASKGLGRALAEALAVRGWDLVLDARGTAALEETAESLAGHGTRVQAPAGDVTDAGHRASLVAAARRLGGVDLLVSNASALGAEPLVRLAELPPEGLRRALEVNVVAALGLVREALPLLRESPAGAVVAVSSDAAAEAYETWGGYGASKAALDQLAAVLAVEEPGLRVWAVDPGDMATDLYAAAVPDDDDPRPAPAAVVPAFLRLLDERPASGRYVASALLEER; encoded by the coding sequence ATGCCGGTAGCGATCATCACGGGGGCCTCGAAGGGCCTGGGGCGGGCGCTCGCCGAGGCGCTGGCCGTGCGGGGCTGGGATCTGGTGCTGGACGCCCGGGGTACCGCGGCTCTCGAGGAGACCGCGGAGAGCCTAGCCGGGCACGGCACGCGCGTGCAGGCGCCGGCCGGGGATGTGACGGACGCCGGGCACCGGGCCTCGCTGGTGGCGGCCGCGCGGCGGCTGGGCGGTGTGGATCTGCTGGTGAGCAATGCGAGTGCGCTGGGTGCCGAGCCGCTGGTCCGGCTGGCCGAGCTGCCGCCGGAGGGGCTGCGGCGGGCGCTGGAGGTGAACGTGGTGGCCGCTCTGGGCCTGGTCCGGGAGGCGCTGCCGCTGCTGCGCGAGTCGCCGGCCGGCGCGGTGGTCGCGGTCAGCTCGGACGCGGCGGCCGAGGCGTACGAGACATGGGGCGGCTACGGCGCCTCGAAGGCGGCCCTGGACCAGCTCGCGGCGGTGCTGGCCGTGGAGGAGCCCGGCCTGCGGGTGTGGGCGGTGGATCCCGGGGACATGGCGACCGATCTGTACGCGGCGGCGGTACCCGACGACGACGATCCCCGTCCGGCGCCGGCCGCGGTCGTACCGGCGTTCCTGCGGTTGCTCGACGAGCGGCCGGCCAGCGGGCGATACGTGGCGTCGGCGCTGCTGGAGGAGCGGTGA
- a CDS encoding GAF domain-containing sensor histidine kinase, translating to MSQGPRSGLAAVSSALLAMSRHLEVRDVLKTIVASARELLDAQYAALGVPDDHGGFAQFVVDGVSDAQWKAIGPLPRQHGILASMLHEARPERLADVRQDPRFEGWPAAHPDLADFLGLPIRDGDEVIGALFLANKNCPKPEGSCGFTEEDEELLGILAQHAAIALTNARLYERSRELTIAEERSRLAHELHDAVSQKLFSLRLTAQAAAALVDRNPARAKGELHQVAALAAEAADELRAAVVELRPAALDEDGLIATLRTQIQVLDRAHTARVTFAGNGFRALPAAQEEALLRVAQEALHNALRHSGAAHVDVRVGRRGCGAVLRVTDDGGGFDPTAVRRAGRHLGLVSMRDRASGVGGTLTVESVPGKGTTIEMEVPGG from the coding sequence ATGAGTCAAGGCCCCCGGTCCGGCCTCGCCGCGGTCAGTTCCGCGCTGCTGGCCATGAGCAGGCATCTGGAGGTGCGCGACGTCCTCAAGACCATCGTCGCCTCCGCCCGCGAACTGCTCGACGCGCAGTACGCCGCCCTCGGCGTCCCCGACGACCACGGCGGCTTCGCCCAGTTCGTCGTCGACGGCGTCAGCGACGCCCAGTGGAAGGCCATCGGCCCGCTGCCCCGGCAGCACGGCATCCTCGCCTCGATGCTGCACGAGGCCCGCCCCGAGCGCCTCGCCGACGTGCGCCAGGACCCCCGCTTCGAGGGCTGGCCGGCCGCGCACCCGGACCTGGCCGACTTCCTCGGCCTGCCCATCCGCGACGGCGATGAGGTCATCGGCGCCCTGTTCCTGGCCAACAAGAACTGTCCCAAGCCGGAGGGGAGTTGCGGCTTCACCGAGGAGGACGAGGAACTGCTCGGCATCCTCGCCCAGCACGCCGCGATCGCCCTCACCAACGCCCGGCTCTACGAACGCAGCCGCGAACTCACCATCGCCGAGGAGCGCTCCCGCCTCGCCCATGAACTGCACGACGCGGTCAGCCAGAAGCTCTTCTCGCTGCGCCTGACCGCTCAGGCCGCGGCAGCCCTCGTGGACCGCAACCCCGCCCGCGCCAAGGGCGAACTGCATCAGGTCGCCGCGCTCGCCGCCGAGGCCGCCGACGAACTGCGCGCCGCCGTCGTGGAGTTGCGCCCCGCCGCCCTGGACGAGGACGGCCTGATCGCCACCCTGCGCACCCAGATCCAGGTGCTCGACCGCGCCCACACCGCGCGCGTGACCTTCGCCGGCAACGGCTTCCGCGCCCTGCCCGCCGCCCAGGAGGAAGCCCTCCTCAGGGTCGCCCAGGAGGCCCTGCACAACGCACTGCGCCACTCCGGCGCCGCACACGTCGACGTGCGCGTGGGCCGGCGCGGCTGCGGGGCCGTGCTGCGCGTCACCGACGACGGAGGCGGCTTCGACCCCACCGCGGTCCGCCGCGCCGGCCGGCATCTGGGCCTGGTCTCGATGCGGGACCGCGCCAGCGGCGTCGGCGGCACTCTGACCGTGGAATCGGTGCCCGGCAAGGGCACCACGATCGAGATGGAGGTCCCCGGTGGCTGA
- a CDS encoding chaplin: MKNLKKVAAVTMVAGGLVAAGAGMASATEGAHACGDAQGSPGVVSGNVIQAPVHIPVNAVGNSVNVIGLLNPAFGNSGVNN, encoded by the coding sequence GTGAAGAACCTGAAGAAGGTCGCGGCCGTGACGATGGTGGCCGGTGGCCTGGTGGCCGCCGGAGCGGGGATGGCCTCCGCCACGGAGGGCGCCCACGCCTGCGGCGACGCCCAGGGCTCCCCGGGCGTCGTCTCGGGCAACGTCATCCAGGCCCCGGTGCACATCCCGGTGAACGCGGTCGGCAACAGCGTGAACGTGATCGGCCTGCTCAACCCGGCCTTCGGCAACAGCGGCGTCAACAACTGA
- a CDS encoding S-adenosylmethionine:tRNA ribosyltransferase-isomerase, with amino-acid sequence MRTFARVPEGLSARVPAEQRGPGLDRDAVRLLMSRGTEVTHHAFPELPQLLRAGDLLVVNTSPTLAAAVDGRIGHARVVVHFSTCGDDGRWAVELREPDGRGTTRARTGTRAGTEVMLPGAGRLVLEEPLSPHGERLWWVRAAGDVLGVLRAYGRPIRYSYTERDQPLSAYQTVFALPSPDGAGSAEMPSAARPFTARLVAELVSRGVQFAPVTLHTGVASAEAHEPPYPERFAVPEESARLINAVKANRKRREALPWKGAGGTRAGGRVVAVGTTAVRAVESAAGPDGVVRAAEGWTELVVTPERGVRVVDGLLTGLHEPEASHLLMLEAVAGRAGVGRAYDEALRGLYLWHEFGDVHLILPDESPHTERCDGNSW; translated from the coding sequence GTGAGGACGTTCGCGCGGGTGCCGGAGGGGCTGTCCGCGCGCGTGCCCGCCGAGCAACGCGGTCCGGGCCTGGACCGGGACGCCGTACGGCTGCTGATGTCGCGCGGTACGGAGGTGACGCATCACGCGTTCCCCGAGCTGCCGCAGCTGCTGCGGGCCGGTGATCTGCTGGTGGTGAACACCTCGCCCACGCTGGCCGCGGCGGTGGACGGGCGGATCGGGCACGCGCGCGTGGTGGTGCATTTCTCCACGTGCGGGGACGACGGCCGGTGGGCGGTCGAGCTGCGGGAACCGGACGGGCGGGGCACCACACGCGCGCGTACGGGTACGCGTGCGGGTACGGAGGTGATGCTGCCGGGGGCGGGGCGGCTGGTGCTGGAGGAGCCGCTGAGCCCGCACGGGGAGCGGCTGTGGTGGGTACGCGCGGCTGGGGATGTCCTCGGGGTGCTGCGCGCGTACGGGCGGCCCATTCGTTACTCCTATACAGAGCGGGATCAGCCGCTCTCGGCGTACCAGACGGTGTTCGCGCTGCCGTCGCCGGACGGGGCGGGCAGTGCGGAGATGCCGAGTGCGGCGCGGCCGTTCACCGCGCGGCTGGTGGCGGAGCTGGTGAGCCGGGGTGTGCAGTTCGCGCCGGTCACGCTGCACACCGGGGTGGCGTCGGCGGAGGCGCACGAGCCGCCGTACCCGGAGCGGTTCGCGGTGCCGGAGGAATCGGCGCGGCTGATCAACGCCGTCAAGGCGAATCGAAAGAGGCGCGAAGCGCTTCCCTGGAAGGGTGCTGGCGGGACACGGGCGGGCGGCAGGGTCGTCGCGGTCGGTACGACCGCCGTGCGGGCCGTGGAGTCGGCGGCCGGTCCTGACGGGGTGGTGCGGGCGGCCGAGGGGTGGACGGAGCTGGTCGTGACGCCGGAGCGCGGGGTGCGGGTGGTGGACGGGCTGCTGACCGGGCTGCACGAGCCGGAGGCCTCGCATCTGCTGATGCTGGAGGCGGTCGCAGGGCGGGCCGGGGTCGGCCGGGCGTACGACGAGGCGCTGCGGGGGCTCTACCTGTGGCACGAGTTCGGGGACGTCCATCTCATCCTCCCGGACGAGAGCCCTCACACAGAGCGTTGCGACGGCAACTCCTGGTGA
- a CDS encoding response regulator, with amino-acid sequence MADAIRVLLVDDHQVVRRGLRTFLEVQDDIEVVGEAADGAEGVARAEELRPDVVLMDVKMPGVDGIDALRRLRELDNPARVLIVTSFTEQRTVVPALRAGAAGYVYKDVDPDALAGAIRSVHAGHILLQPEVAGALLSQEEANSPQSRGGSLTEREREVLGLIADGRSNREIARALVLSEKTVKTHVSNILMKLDLADRTQAALWAVRHGVTG; translated from the coding sequence GTGGCTGACGCGATCAGGGTGCTGCTCGTCGACGACCACCAGGTCGTCCGCCGGGGCCTGCGCACCTTCCTGGAAGTCCAGGACGACATAGAGGTCGTCGGCGAGGCCGCCGACGGCGCCGAGGGCGTCGCCCGCGCCGAGGAACTGCGACCGGACGTCGTGCTGATGGACGTCAAGATGCCGGGCGTGGACGGCATCGACGCCCTGCGCCGGCTGCGCGAACTCGACAACCCCGCGCGTGTGCTGATCGTCACCAGCTTCACCGAGCAGCGCACGGTCGTACCGGCCCTGCGCGCGGGCGCCGCCGGATACGTCTACAAGGACGTGGACCCCGACGCCCTCGCCGGCGCCATCCGCTCCGTGCACGCCGGACACATCCTGCTCCAGCCGGAGGTCGCCGGGGCCCTGCTCTCCCAGGAGGAAGCCAACTCACCCCAGAGCAGAGGCGGTTCACTCACCGAGCGGGAGCGCGAGGTGCTCGGACTGATCGCGGACGGCCGCTCCAACCGAGAGATCGCCCGCGCCCTCGTGCTGTCCGAGAAGACCGTCAAGACACATGTCTCCAACATCCTGATGAAGCTCGACCTCGCCGACCGCACGCAGGCCGCCCTCTGGGCCGTTCGCCATGGCGTGACCGGCTGA